In the Nothobranchius furzeri strain GRZ-AD chromosome 15, NfurGRZ-RIMD1, whole genome shotgun sequence genome, one interval contains:
- the itpr3 gene encoding inositol 1,4,5-trisphosphate-gated calcium channel ITPR3 isoform X1 gives MSDSASSFLHIGDIVSLYAEGSVNGFISTLGLVDDRCVVEPAAGDLDNPPKKFRDCLFKVCPMSRYSAQKQYWKAKQAKHEKDKISDVVLLQKLQHASNLEQKQNETENKKVHGDVVKYGNVLQLLHMKSNKYLTVNKRLPALLEKNAMRVTLDATGNEGSWLFIQPFWKLRANGDNVVVGDKVILNPVNAGQPLHASNYELTDHPGCKEVNSVNCNTSWKINLFMMFSDHREDVLKGGDVVRLFHAEQEKFLTCDEYKTKLHVFLRTTLRQSATSATSSNALWEIEVVHHDPCRGGAGHWNSLYRFKHLATGSYLAAEENPGYKGDNVELSASMDGSRSNKRSQGERIKYKLVVVPHGNDIASLFELDPTTLQKTDSFVPRNSYVRLRHLCTNTWIQSTNVPIDVDEERPIRLMLGTCPTKEDKEAFSIVSVPVMEIRDLDFANDASAMLATVVKQFNSGFICPNDRRFAIKLLEDVVFFVADVVNSGQQVLDVVMTKPNRERQKLMREQNILKQIFGIIKAPFKDRGGGEGPLLRLEELMDQKNTLYKYMLRLCYRVLRHSQDDYRKNQEHIAKHFGVMQSQIGYDILAEDTITALLHNNRKLLEKHITKTEVETFVSLVRKNREPRFLDYLSDLCVSNNVAIPVTQELICKCVLDPDNQDILIKTERRVPKEAPHGGVQGDYTGMEDYGDEDEVWLVWSDRNKETQEKSIRQLSQEARQGNAHDENVLTYYRYQLKLFARMCLDRQYLAIHEISKQLDVELIFLCMMDESLPFDLRASFCRLMLHAHVDRDPQELVTPVKFARLWTEIPTSITIKDYDSNLDDSRDNKKNRFANTMAFMEEYLNNVLNEELPFHNEEKNKLTYEVVSLARHLIYFGFYSFFELLRLTRTLLGIIDCRPNLTQAGEMFPEEGSGKSVKRSIHGMGHMMTTMVLNRKQSMSGGAAGRGSGFVLEGPRDGKDSLDKQDLVVMDTKLKILEILQFILNVRLDYRISFLLSVFKKEFVDVYPMAEADATTNMEQAATINLQQIGEQAEAMFGVRKGNSILEVDDEGGRMFLRVLIHLTMHNYAPLVSGALQLLFRHFSQRQEVLHTFKQVQLLISAQDVDNYKLIKADLDRLRTLVEKSELWVEKKGSGRGEGKEKDEGAAEGKSPKEKLEKGNESYQNVKEILERLYKMCSTGVWKKQQRLLKNMGAHKVMLDLLQVSYDKNDVKMQEIIRYTHQFLQKFCMGNQENQALLHKNLALFLNPGLLEAETVQHIFNNNYQLCSEISESVLHHFIHCLATHGRHVQYLNFLHTIIKAEGKYVKKCQDMIMTELTNAGEDVVIFYNDKTSFDVMLALMAESREGVGENSPLRYHISLVELLAACAEGKNVYTEIKCTSLLPLEDAVRVVTHQDCITEVKIAYVNFVNHCYVDTEVEMKEIYTSNHIWKLFDDFTVDMARVCNKREKRLSDPILEKYIINVVFDTITAFFSSPFSENSTSLQTHHTIVTQLLQSSIRLLDCPWLQQQHRGQVETCIKTLSMTAKNRSIPLSLELEALIKNVLANSVQNSLNRSNPNYKSMSRSARPIPSSNPWDYKNIIEKLQDIINTLEERLKPLVNAELSVLVDVLHQPELLFQEGTDVRQRCESGGFISKLIQHTKTLMSSEEKLCIKVLRTLQEMLIRTLDFDEKGISLRKVLLQNYLFPNKKNNQKNELAELGAAGSEQERDWAMVAAVQCRLDREGGTKLFTDLVMSTKNDKIFQESIQLAICLLEGGNTEIQNSFYKLMMGDNKSEKFFKVLDDRMKEAQMDIKATVSVNVSEMTHKANEKELESAGSAALVLPGSGGHPLLVQGQSVASALPAQPPPEQPEMEMGPAVTIMKPILRFLQLLCENHNQNLQNFLRVQNNKTNYNLVCETLQFLDIMCGSTTGGLGLLGLYINESNVHLIIQTLETLTEYCQGPCQENQTCIVTHESNGIDIITALILNDISPLSRYRMEMVLQLKDNASKLLLALMESRHDNENAERILFNLRPRELVEVIKKAYLQDCECEEVEVSSREVGHNIYILAQQLARHNKFLQNLLKPQKKSPEGEEGISSMLNLNNRPLSQMLKSSAPVDVVEQDPLEFYDQLTSQIEIVREDRSMEQIVFPVHPICEFLTEESKSRVFNTTEQDEQGSKVTHFFEQTSFLHGEMEWQKKLRSMPVLYWFSRRMSLWGTISFNLAVFINLIIAFFYPYDSGQGAIDDSMLLMLFWILTGLSVLGLLSQRGLQPLTLALILRSIYHLGIGNTLILLGSLNLINKVVFVVSFVGNNGTFIMGYKAMVMDVEFLYHLAYVLTSTLGLFVHELFYSILLFDLIYREETLFNVIKSVTRNGRSILLTALLALILVYLFSIVGFLFLKEDFIMEVDHLSQIAEGEFWPCAPTNPFSRGSVLTAVCLAPGQSEASQDFLSSCSSDGVSCTAEVGNRPEEDDEANTERACDTLLMCIVTVMNHGLRNGGGVGDVLRKPSKNEPLFPARVVYDLLFYFIVIIIVLNLIFGVIIDTFADLRSEKQKKEEILKTTCFICGLERDKFDNKTVSFEEHIKLEHNIWNYLYFIVLVREKNKTDYTGPESYVAHMIKNNNLDWFPRMQAMSLVVTDSDGEQNEMRMLQDKLASTMKVVMNLTTQLNDLKEQMTEQRKRKQRLGFQDVQVGASVAIPPTAAGGNHQIYKT, from the exons CTGCTCCACATGAAGAGTAACAAATACCTGACGGTGAACAAACGGCTGCCGGCTCTGCTGGAGAAGAACGCCATGCGGGTGACGCTGGACGCCACGGGGAACGAAGGCTCGTGGCTCTTCATCCAGCCCTTCTGGAAGCTTCGCGCCAACGGAGACAAC gtggtggtcggagacaAAGTCATCCTGAATCCGGTGAACGCCGGCCAGCCACTGCACGCCTCCAACTACGAGCTGACCGACCATCCTGGATGTAAAGAG gtgaactcGGTGAACTGCAACACCAGCTGGAAAATCAACCTGTTCATGATGTTCAGCGACCACAGAGAGGATGTCCTTAAAGGA ggcgaTGTTGTGCGTTTGTTCCACGCTGAACAGGAAAAGTTTCTGACCTGCGACGAGTACAAAACCAAACTGCACGTCTTCCTGAGAACGACGCTGAGGCAGTCGGCGACGTCAGCGACCAGCTCCAACGCTCTCTGGGAGATCgag GTCGTCCATCATGACCCGTGCCGTGGGGGGGCGGGGCATTGGAACAGTCTGTACCGGTTCAAACACCTGGCCACAGGAAGCTACCTGGCTGCTGAG GAGAACCCGGGTTATAAGGGAGACAACGTAGAGCTGTCGGCCTCG ATGGATGGTAGCCGTAGCAACAAGCGCTCCCAGGGGGAACGGATCAAGTACAAGCTGGTGGTCGTTCCTCATGGGAACGACATTGCCTCGCTATTCGAGCTGGACCCGACCACCCTCCAGAAAACCGACTCCTTCGTTCCACG GAACTCGTACGTGCGGCTCAGACATCTGTGCACCAACACGTGGATCCAGAGCACTAACGTTCCCATCGACGTGGACGAGGAGCGACCCATCAGGCTCATG TTGGGGACGTGTCCCACCAAAGAAGACAAGGAGGCGTTCTCCATCGTCTCGGTTCCTGTGATGGAGATCCGGGATCTGGACTTTGCTAATGATGCCAGCGCCATGCTGGCCACCGTGGTGAAGCAGTTCAACTCGGGCTTCATCTGCCCGAACGACCGAAG GTTTGCCATCAAGCTGCTGGAGGACGTGGTTTTCTTCGTAGCTGATGTTGTGAACAGcggtcagcaggttctggacgtgGTGATGACCAAACCCAACCGAGAGAGGCAGAAACTGATGAGGGAGCAGAACATCCTGAAGCAG ATCTTCGGCATCATAAAGGCTCCCTTTAAGGACCGGGGGGGAGGGGAGGGACCTCTGCTGCGTCTGGAGGAGCTGATGGACCAGAAGAACACGCTGTACAAGTACATGCTCAGACTCTGCTACAGAGTCCTGAGACACTCTCAGGACGACTACCGCAAAAACCAG GAGCACATAGCGAAGCATTTTGGTGTGATGCAGAGCCAGATTGGTTACGACATCCTGGCCGAAGATACGATCACTGCCCTGCTGCACAACAACCGCAAACTGCTGGAGAAACACATCACCAAGACTGAGGTGGAGACCTTCGTAAGCTTGGTCCGCAAGAACCGAGAGCCCAG GTTTCTGGACTACCTGTCAGACCTGTGTGTGTCTAACAACGTGGCCATCCCCGTCACACAGGAGCTGATCTGTAAATGTGTTCTCGATCCGGATAACCAGGACATCCTCATCAAGACAGA GCGCCGAGTCCCTAAAGAAGCGCCCCATGGTGGTGTCCAGGGGGATTACACAGGGATGGAGGATTATGGAGACGAGGACgag GTGTGGCTGGTTTGGTCTGATAGGAACAAAGAGACACAGGAGAAGAGCATCAGACAGCTGTCTCAGGAGGCAAGACAGGGAAACGCCCACGATGAGAACGTCCTTACCTACTACAG GTACCAGCTGAAGCTCTTTGCCCGCATGTGTTTGGACCGCCAGTACCTGGCTATCCATGAGATCTCCAAGCAGCTGGACGTGGAGCTCATCTTCCTCTGCATGATGGACGAGTCGCTGCCCTTTGACCTGCGGGCGTCCTTCTGTCGCCTCATGCTGCACGCCCACGTAGACCGAGACCCCCAAGAGCTCGTGACCCCCGTCAAATTTGCTCGCCTCTGGACGGAGATCCCGACCTCCATCACCATCAAAGA TTACGATTCCAACTTGGACGACAGCAGAGACAACAAGAAGAATCGCTTTGCCAACACCATGGCGTTCATGGAGGAGTATCTCAACAACGTTCTGAATGAGGAGCTGCCGTTTCACAACGAGGAGAAGAACAAACTCACATACGAG GTGGTTAGCTTGGCCCGACATCTCATCTACTTTGGTTTCTACAGCTTCTTTGAGCTTCTCAGACTCACCAGGACCCTGCTGGGGATCATTGACTGTCGGCCCAATCTCACACAAGCTGGCGAGATGTTCCCGGAGGAAGGATCAG GGAAGAGCGTGAAGCGCTCCATACATGGGATGGGTCACATGATGACCACCATGGTCCTCAACAGGAAGCAGTCCATGTCAGGAGGTGCTGCTGGCAGAGGATCAGGATTCGTGCTGGAGGGACCGAGAGATGGAAAAGACAGTCTTGATAAGCAGGACCTGGTAGTCATGGACACCAAACTCAAGATCCTGGAGATTTTACAG TTCATCCTGAACGTCCGTCTGGACTACCGCATCTCCTTCCTGCTGTCGGTCTTTAAGAAGGAGTTTGTGGATGTTTATCCGATGGCTGAAGCCGACGCTACCACCAACATGGAACAAGCAG CCACCATCAACCTGCAGCAGATTGGAGAGCAGGCAGAGGCCATGTTTGGTGTCAG gaagggAAACAGCATCCTGGAGGTGGATGATGAAGGCGGTAGGATGTTCCTGCGGGTTCTGATCCATCTCACGATGCACAATTACGCTCCTCTGGTGTCTGGAGCTCTGCAGCTGCTTTTTAGACACTTCAGCCAGAGACAGGAAGTCCTGCACACCTTCAAACAG GTTCAGCTGCTGATCTCGGCTCAGGATGTGGACAACTACAAGCTGATTAAAGCGGACCTGGACCGCCTCCGGACCCTGGTGGAGAAATCTGAACTGTGGGTGGAAAAGAAGGGCTCGGGTCGAGGAGAGGGAAAGGAGAAAGATGAG ggggcagcagagggcaaatcCCCAAAGGAGAAGCTGGAGAAGGGAAACGAGAGCTACCAGAACGTCAAAGAG ATCCTGGAGAGGCTGTATAAGATGTGCAGCACTGGAGTTTGGAAGAAGCAACAGAGGCTGCTGAAGAACATGGGGGCTCATAAAGTCATGCTGGACCTGCTCCAGGTCTCCTATGACAAG AACGATGTAAAGATGCAGGAGATCATCAGGTACACTCATCAGTTCCTGCAGAAGTTCTGCATGGGGAACCAGGAGAACCAGGCTCTGCTGCACAAGAACCTGGCCCTCTTCCTCAACCCCGGG CTGCTGGAGGCGGAGACTGTGCAGCACATCTTCAATAACAACTACCAGCTCTGCAGCGAGATCTCTGAGAGCGTCTTGCACCACTTCATCCACTGCCTGGCGACGCACGGCCGCCACGTCCAGTACCTCAACTTCCTGCATACCATCATCAAGGCTGAAGGCAAATACGTGAAGAAGTGCCAGGACATGATCATGACCGAG CTGACGAATGCAGGCGAGGATGTGGTCATCTTTTATAACGACAAAACCTCGTTTGACGTCATGCTGGCGCTGATGGCCGAGAGCCGGGAGGGTGTTGGAGAGAACAGCCCACTCAG GTACCACATTTCTCTGGTGGAGCTGCTGGCCGCCTGCGCTGAAGGGAAGAACGTCTACACGGAGATCAAATGCACgtctctgctgcctctggaggacGCGGTCCGAGTGGTGACTCACCAGGACTGCATCACCGAG gtgaaaaTCGCCTACGTGAACTTTGTGAACCACTGCTACGTGGACACGGAGGTGGAGATGAAGGAGATCTACACATCCAACCACATCTGGAAACTGTTTGATGACTTTACTGTGGACATGGCTCGG GTGTGTAACAAACGAGAGAAACGCCTCTCCGATCCCATTCTAGAGAAGTACATCATCAACGTGGTGTTTGACACCATCACCGCCTTCTTCAGCTCGCCATTCTCAGAGAACAGCACGTCTCTGCAG actcATCACACAATCGTAactcagctcctccagtcctccaTCAGACTCCTGGACTGTCCCTGGCTCCAGCAGCAGCACAGAGGACAAGTGGAGACCTGCATCAAGACGCTCTCCATGACAG CGAAGAACCGGTCCATCCCGCTCTCTTTGGAGCTGGAGGCCCTGATCAAGAACGTGCTGGCCAACTCGGTTCAGAACTCTCTGAACCGCTCCAACCCAAACTACAAATCCATGTCCCGGTCCGCCAGACCCATTCCCTCCAGTAACCCCTGGGACTACAAGAACATCATCGAGAAGCTGCAG gacatCATCAACACGCTGGAGGAGCGTTTGAAGCCGCTGGTGAATGCTGAACTCTCCGTGTTGGTGGACGTTCTCCATCAGCCGGAGTTGCTGTTCCAGGAGGGAACCGACGTCCGGCAGCGCTGCGAGTCCGGAGGCTTCATCTCCAA GCTGATCCAGCACACCAAGACTCTGATGTCCTCGGAGGAGAAGCTGTGCATCAAAGTTCTGAGAACGCTGCAGGAGATGTTGATCAGGACTCTGGACTTTGATGAAAAG GGAATTTCACTGAGGAAGGTTCTGCTGCAGAACTACTTGTTTCCAAACAAAAAGAACAACCAGAAGAATGAGCTGGCTGAACTAGGAGCtgctg GTAGTGAGCAGGAGCGAGACTGGGCCATGGTGGCTGCTGTTCAGTGCCGTTTGGACCGAGAAGGAGGAACAAAGCTGTTCACGGATCTGGTGATGAGCACCAAGAACGACAAGATCTTCCAGGAGAGCATCCAGCTGGCCATCTgtctcctggagggagggaacACAGAGATCCAG AACTCCTTCTACAAACTGATGATGGGCGACAACAAGTCCGAGAAGTTCTTCAAAGTTCTTGATGACAGGATGAAAGAAGCTCAGATGGACATTAAAGCAACAGTTTCTGTCAACGTCAGCGAGATGACGCACAAAGCTAACGAGAAGGAGCTGGAGAGCG CAGGATCTGCGGCGCTGGTTCTTCCTGGTTCAGGAGGTCACCCTCTGCTGGTGCAGGGTCAGTCCGTCGCCTCCGCCCTACCGGCTCAGCCTCCTCCAGAGCAGCCGGAGATGGAGATGGGACCGGCCGTCACCATCATGAAACCCATCCTCAGGTTCCTGCAGCTGCTGTGTGAGAACCACAACCAGAACCTGCAG AACTTTCTGCGGGTCCAGAACAACAAAACCAACTATAACCTGGTTTGTGAGACTCTGCAGTTCCTGGACATCATGTGTGGCAGCACCACCGGTGGACTGGGCCTTCTGGGCCTCTACATCAACGAATCCAACGTCCACCTGATCATCCAGACCCTGGAGACGCTCACAGAGTACTGCCAGGGCCCGTGTCAGGAGAACCAG ACGTGCATCGTTACCCACGAGTCCAACGGCATCGACATCATCACCGCTCTGATCCTGAATGACATCAGTCCTCTGTCTCGATACCGAATGGAGATGGTTTTACAGCTGAAG GACAACGCCTCCAAGCTACTGCTGGCACTGATGGAGAGTCGCCATGACAACGAGAACGCCGAGAGGATCCTGTTCAACCTGCGGCCTCGAGAGctg gTGGAGGTCATAAAGAAGGCCTACCTTCAGGACTGTGAGTGTGAGGAGGTGGAGGTGTCTTCTCGGGAAGTGGGACACAACATCTACATCCTAGCTCAGCAG CTGGCGAGACACAACAAGTTTCTCCAGAACCTCCTGAAGCCGCAAAAGAAGAGTCCAGAGGGAGAGGAGGGCATCTCCTCCATG CTGAACCTGAACAACCGCCCTCTGTCTCAGATGCTGAAGTCCTCGGCTCCTGttgatgtggtggaacaggaccCGTTAGAGTTCTACGACCAGCTAACATCTCAGATAGAG ATTGTCCGGGAGGACCGCAGCATGGAGCAGATCGTCTTTCCCGTCCATCCCATCTGTGAGTTTCTGACGGAGGAGTCAAAGTCCAGAGTGTTCAACACCACGGAGCAGGACGagcaggggtcaaaggtcacacactTCTTTGAGCAGACGTCCTTCCTGCACGGAGAGATGGAGTGGCAGAAGAAGCTGAGGA GTATGCCCGTGTTGTACTGGTTCTCCAGACGGATGAGTCTGTGGGGGACCATCTCGTTCAACCTCGCTGTCTTCATCAACCTCATCATCGCCTTCTTCTACCCCTACGACTCGGGCCAAG GAGCCATCGATGACTCCATGCTGTTGATGCTGTTCTGGATCCTGACCGGACTTTCGGTTCTGGGTCTGCTCTCTCAGCGTGGTCTGCAGCCGCTCACCCTGGCTCTGATCCTCAGGTCCATCTACCACCTGGGCATCGGCAACACCCTCATCCTGCTTGGGTCGCTGAAC CTGATCAACAAGGTGGTGTTTGTGGTGAGCTTTGTGGGGAACAACGGGACCTTCATTATGGGCTACAAGGCCATGGTGATGGATGTGGAGTTCCTGTACCACCTGGCCTACGTCCTGACCTCCACCCTGGGCCTGTTTGTCCATGAGCTCTTCTACAGCATCCTG CTCTTCGACCTGATTTACCGAGAGGAGACGCTGTTCAACGTAATAAAGAGCGTCACTCGCAACGGGCGTTCCATCCTGCTGACGGCACTGCTCGCCCTCATCCTCGTCTACCTCTTCTCCATTGTGGGCTTTCTCTTCCTGAAGGAGGACTTCATCATGGAGGTGGATCATCTGTCTCAGATTGCTGAAGGTGAGTTCTGGCCCTGTGCTCCGACGAACCCGTTCTCCAGAGGGTCGGTTCTGACTGCTGTGTGTTTAGCTCCTGGGCAGAGTGAAGCCTCGCAGGACTTCCTCAGCTCGTGTTCTTCAGACGGAGTCAGCTGCACCGCGGAGGTCGGCAACCGGCCTGAGGAGGACG ACGAGGCGAACACGGAGCGAGCGTGTGACACGCTGCTCATGTGCATCGTTACCGTGATGAACCACGGACTGAGGAATGGAGGCGGAGTTGGAGATGTTCTCAGAAAACCATCTAAGAAC GAGCCGCTGTTTCCTGCTCGAGTTGTCTACGACCTGCTCTTCTacttcatcgtcatcatcatcgttcTCAACCTGATCTTTGGCGTCATCATTGACACGTTCGCCGACTTGAGGAGCGAGAAACAAAAGAAGGAGGAGATCCTGAAGACCACGTGCTTCATCTGTG GTCTGGAGAGAGATAAGTTTGACAACAAAACGGTGTCATTTGAGGAGCACATCAAACTGGAGCACAACATCTGGAACTACCTGTACTTCATCGTCCTGGTGCGTGAGAAGAACAAGACGGACTACACGGGACCGGAGAGCTACGTGGCTCACATGATCAAG aACAACAACCTGGACTGGTTCCCACGAATGCAGGCCATGTCTCTGGTGGTCACCGACAGCGACGGCGAGCAGAACGAGATGCGGATGCTGCAGGACAAGCTGGCGTCGACCATGAAGGTGGTGATGAATCTGACCACGCAGCTCAATGATCTCAAAGAACAG ATGACAGAGCAGAGGAAGAGGAAGCAGAGGCTGGGCTTCCAGGATGTCCAGGTGGGAGCAAGTGTGGCGATTCCCCCGACAGCCGCCGGAGGAAACCATCAGATCtacaaaacataa